One Salvelinus sp. IW2-2015 linkage group LG4q.2, ASM291031v2, whole genome shotgun sequence DNA window includes the following coding sequences:
- the LOC111963266 gene encoding prospero homeobox protein 1-like yields the protein MNLSLPDQNMHNASDGGVEDDKAGLMIPCFRRNMYDEPLTSYSNGSIISHLLRKTVQNKRALDESHFYLPTSAVSSSTMADSSQEDQSSVSSKDSAAEFASPGSHLSNGASPEGDRPLSDHLQAKRARVENIIRGMAGSPNSRLHGDSERAVSDTREAREAYRENKRKQRLPQHQEHSLNAAAPANRGSSSSSGSSSKDEECNKLKEQLQSMQRLLRQLQEKFLQVYNQEDTEREDRDGTGTASTAKHDDTTPSKESGLRKNMDEELERKHDGAKGDCKDRVKKDGSFLTHQKEGKNLQETLKHELSKAVSDSVDMVFKKLSSTGLNQSSYQRMCHTPENIDLGVERKSQVACNQEQSHTEEPVKPQALEYYESTEPCSPEDQTEALSLVVRKPLLSQLSSVTPTVKRPYPLHHSPFQFNYSTPLHDSQILEHLLKYGPHTNFGGLPCVPPSMDRTSPDSVELPWDAIAMRSKVTSSHLTHHPRTSGLGPVTVDSLCLPHVKMECGDMQSMAERNSYMSLNIQEGLTPNHLKKAKLMFFYTRYPSSNVLKTFFPDVKFNRCITSQLIKWFSNFREFYYIQMEKFARQAIVDGVNDVKDMSISRDSELFRALNMHYNKANDFQVPERFLEVAEITLQEFFNAISTAKDSDPSWKKAIYKVICKLDSDVPDEFKSSICL from the exons ATGAACCTAAGCCTTCCTGACCAGAACATGCACAACGCCAGTGACGGCGGTGTGGAGGATGACAAGGCTGGGCTCATGATCCCCTGCTTCCGCAGAAATATGTACGATGAGCCTCTAACCTCATATTCCAATGGATCCATCATTTCCCACCTCCTGCGCAAAACTGTCCAAAACAAGAGGGCTCTGGACGAAAGCCACTTCTACCTACCGACCTCGGCTGTGTCCAGCTCCACCATGGCTGACTCCAGTCAGGAGGACCAGAGCAGTGTCTCCTCCAAGGACAGCGCAGCGGAATTTGCATCCCCAGGCAGTCACCTCTCAAACGGAGCCAGCCCTGAGGGGGACAGGCCGCTGAGTGATCACCTCCAGGCCAAGCGTGCCCGTGTGGAGAACATAATCCGAGGCATGGCGGGGTCTCCCAACAGCAGGCTCCATGGTGACAGTGAGAGGGCCGTGTCAGACACCAGGGAGGCTAGAGAGGCCTACAGGGAGAACAAACGCAAACAGAGGCTCCCCCAGCATCAGGAGCACAGTCTCAATGCTGCTGCTCCGGCTAACAgaggcagcagtagcagcagtggcaGCAGCAGTAAGGATGAAGAGTGCAACAAGCTCAAGGAGCAGCTCCAGAGCATGCAGAGGCTCCTGAGACAGCTCCAGGAGAAGTTCTTGCAGGTTTATAACCAGGAAGACACTGAGCGTGAGGACAGAGATGGCACAGGCACAGCCAGCACCGCAAAACATGATGACACCACACCAAGCAAAGAGTCTGGGTTACGTAAAAACATGGATGAAGAGTTAGAGAGGAAGCATGACGGAGCTAAAGGGGACTGTAAGGACAGAGTGAAGAAAGACGGAAGTTTTCTGACACATCAAAAGGAAGGCAAGAACCTACAGGAGACTCTGAAGCATGAGCTCTCCAAAGCGGTGAGTGACAGTGTAGATATGGTGTTCAAGAAACTCTCCTCCACGGGGCTCAACCAGTCATCCTATCAGCGCATGTGTCACACCCCGGAGAACATCGACTTGGGAGTCGAGAGGAAGAGCCAGGTAGCCTGTAACCAGGAGCAATCACACACTGAGGAGCCAGTCAAACCCCAGGCTCTAGAGTACTACGAGAGCACTGAGCCTTGCAGCCCTGAggatcagaccgaggctctgtcTCTTGTGGTCCGTAAGCCGCTCCTAAGCCAGCTTAGCTCAGTTACCCCGACGGTGAAGAGGCCCTACCCCTTACACCATTCTCCATTCCAGTTTAACTACAGCACACCTCTCCATGACAGTCAAATCCTGGAACACCTCCTCAAATACGGGCCCCACACTAACTTCGGAGGTCTCCCATGCGTGCCCCCATCCATGGACAGAACCTCCCCAGACTCGGTGGAGCTGCCCTGGGATGCCATCGCCATGAGGTCCAAAGTGACATCCAGCCACCTGACCCACCACCCTCGCACATCAGGCCTTGGACCAGTGACCGTGGACAGTCTGTGTCTCCCTCATGTCAAGATGGAGTGTGGGGACATGCAGAGCATGGCAGAGAGAAACTCCTACATGTCTCTGAAT attcaggAAGGCCTAACCCCCAACCATCTGAAGAAAGCTAAGCTGATGTTCTTCTACACCCGTTATCCCAGCTCCAATGTGCTGAAAACCTTCTTTCCAGATGTCAAG TTCAATCGATGCATCACCTCTCAGCTCATCAAGTGGTTCAGTAACTTCCGGGAGTTCTACTACATCCAGATGGAGAAGTTTGCCCGCCAGGCCATAGTTGACGGGGTCAATGATGTGAAAGACATGTCCATCAGCAGAGACTCTGAGCTGTTCAGAGCCCTCAACATGCACTACAACAAAGCCAATGACTTCCAG GTTCCTGAGAGATTCCTTGAGGTTGCTGAAATTACTCTCCAAGAGTTTTTCAACGCCATTTCTACTGCCAAAGATTCTGACCCCTCTTGGAAGAAGGCAATCTACAAGGTCATCTGTAAACTGGACAGTGATGTCCCAGATGAGTTCAAGTCATCCATCTGCCTATAG